GCGCCACCCTCGGTCGTGTCATGACGTTCCTCCCGGCGCCGCGTAGCCGGCGCGCAGCACGCGGCGCATGGTCTTGTTGGACGCGGTACGCGGCAGCGCCGCCACCTGCACCACCTCGTGGATCCTGAACAGCGGGTTGAGGCGGCGGCGGATCGCGTCCTGCAGCGTGCGCTGCAGCTCGCCCTCGGCGAACTCCTGTCCCGCGAACGGGGCGGCGAAGATCACCAGCCGGGCCGGTCCGCCCGCCTCCGGCTGCACCGCCACGGCCGCCGTTTCGGCCACCCCCGGCACGGTGTTGAGCAGCCGCTCGATCTCCACCGAGCTCACCTTGATGCCGCCGAGGTTCATGGTGTCGTCGACCCGCCCGTGGATCCGGTAGCCGCCGCCGGCAAGCTGTTCGATCTGGTCGCCGTGGCGGCGCAGCGGCACAGCCTCGTCCGCCGCCGGCGCGCCGTCGAAGTACACCGCGTGGTGGTCCTGGTTGAGCAGCGAGGTGGACAGCCCGATCGAGGGCGGGCGCAGGAACACCTCACCGTTGGCGGCGGGCCGGCCCTCGTCGTCCAGAATCAGGAAGTCGAGCCCCAGCGTCGGCGTGGTGCACACGGTGGGCGCTGCCGGCTGGATCACCGTGCCGGTGACGTAGCCGCCGCCGATCTCGGTGCCGCCGCAATACTCGATCACCGGGCGGTAGCCCGCCAGCGCCATCAGGAAGTGGTAATCCTCCGCGTTGGAGGGCTCGCCGGTGGAGCTGAACGCACGGATCGCGCTCCAGTCCAGCCCCGCCATGCAGCCGGACCGCCGCCACGCCCGCACCAGGCTCGGCACCACGCCGAGCATGGTGACGCCGGCGCGCTGCACGAACTCGCCGAACTCCCGTCCGGTGGGCGCGCCGTCGAACAGCGCCATGGCGGCGCCGTTCACCAGGCTGGCGTAGATCAGCCACGGACCCATCATCCAGCCCAGGCTGGTAGGCCACGCCGCCACGTCGCCGGGGCGGATGTCCTGGTGCAGCCAGCCGTCGGCGGCGCACTTGACCGGCGTCGTGTGAGTCCAGGGAATCGCCTTCGGCTCGCCGGTGG
This portion of the Spirochaetaceae bacterium genome encodes:
- a CDS encoding AMP-binding protein — encoded protein: MAAPGLQVSRHELLAAGVGADRAAQIVEHANALLADGSPSADRSAAEHCWSELSRSLLTPEVPFDAHRLLHERIFVGRDPAAGPAPVWLPAVAEVHASNLYKLMRERGCANYPELFDWSVANRMEFWRTMVERLEIRFRQRYAAIADLDDLRAPRWFPGARLNIAESCFGAPPEAPAIIHQAEGGARSTMTGAELRALSGRVANGLNAAGYRAGDAIAIYLPMTAESVAIYLGIVFAGCTAVGIADSFAAEEIRVRLRITGAKAIFTQDEMLRGGKALPLYGKVIEADAPAAVVLGCGGRRAPVSRDGDLDWEAFLSDETAFTPVACDPDAATNILFSSGTTGEPKAIPWTHTTPVKCAADGWLHQDIRPGDVAAWPTSLGWMMGPWLIYASLVNGAAMALFDGAPTGREFGEFVQRAGVTMLGVVPSLVRAWRRSGCMAGLDWSAIRAFSSTGEPSNAEDYHFLMALAGYRPVIEYCGGTEIGGGYVTGTVIQPAAPTVCTTPTLGLDFLILDDEGRPAANGEVFLRPPSIGLSTSLLNQDHHAVYFDGAPAADEAVPLRRHGDQIEQLAGGGYRIHGRVDDTMNLGGIKVSSVEIERLLNTVPGVAETAAVAVQPEAGGPARLVIFAAPFAGQEFAEGELQRTLQDAIRRRLNPLFRIHEVVQVAALPRTASNKTMRRVLRAGYAAPGGTS